One window of Cupriavidus oxalaticus genomic DNA carries:
- a CDS encoding ABC transporter permease — MYALKLITRNALRHKLRTALTVLGLVIAVLAFGLLQTVIDAWYAGASAASSARLVTRNAISLVFPLPLSYEGRIRGVDGVTAVARSNWFGGVYRDRKNFFAQFAVSDNYLDLYPEFIVPEQQRAEYQRDRKGALVGRQLADQFGFRIGDVIPIKGTIYPGTWEFVVRGIMDGRDESIITKQMVFHWEYLNETIRKKSPRQADQVGVYVLGVDNPDNTAAISRNVDAVFRNSLAETLTETEQAFQLGFVAMSNQIIAAIRVVSYVVIVIIMAVMANAMAMSARERTAEYATLKALGFGPGFLALLVFGESLAICVAGGALGMLATPPMAAAFKQAVGGVFPVFTVSQETMRAQAACALAVGIAAGIVPAVQAARVRIVEGLRAIG, encoded by the coding sequence ATGTACGCGCTCAAGCTGATCACTCGCAACGCACTGCGGCACAAGCTGCGCACCGCGCTGACCGTGCTGGGGCTGGTGATCGCGGTGCTGGCGTTCGGGCTGCTGCAGACCGTGATCGATGCGTGGTACGCCGGCGCGTCGGCCGCGTCCAGCGCGCGGCTGGTGACGCGCAATGCGATCTCGCTGGTGTTCCCGCTGCCGCTCAGCTACGAGGGCCGCATCCGCGGCGTCGACGGCGTGACCGCGGTGGCGCGCTCCAACTGGTTCGGCGGCGTCTATCGCGACCGCAAGAATTTCTTCGCGCAGTTCGCAGTGTCGGACAACTATCTCGATCTCTACCCGGAATTCATCGTTCCCGAACAGCAGCGTGCCGAATACCAGCGCGACCGCAAAGGGGCGCTGGTCGGCCGCCAGCTGGCCGACCAGTTCGGCTTCAGGATCGGCGACGTGATCCCGATCAAGGGCACCATCTACCCCGGCACCTGGGAGTTCGTGGTGCGCGGCATCATGGACGGCCGCGACGAAAGCATCATCACGAAGCAGATGGTGTTCCACTGGGAATACCTGAACGAGACCATCCGCAAGAAGTCGCCGCGGCAGGCCGACCAGGTCGGGGTCTATGTGCTGGGCGTCGACAATCCCGACAACACCGCGGCGATCTCGCGCAATGTCGATGCCGTGTTCCGCAACTCGCTGGCCGAGACGCTGACCGAGACCGAGCAGGCGTTCCAGCTCGGCTTCGTCGCCATGTCGAACCAGATCATCGCGGCGATCCGCGTGGTCTCCTATGTGGTGATCGTGATCATCATGGCGGTGATGGCCAATGCGATGGCGATGAGTGCGCGCGAGCGCACCGCGGAATACGCCACGCTCAAGGCGCTGGGCTTCGGACCAGGATTCCTGGCGCTGCTGGTGTTCGGCGAGTCGCTGGCGATCTGCGTGGCGGGCGGCGCGCTCGGCATGCTGGCTACGCCGCCGATGGCGGCGGCGTTCAAGCAGGCGGTGGGCGGCGTATTCCCGGTGTTTACAGTGTCGCAGGAAACGATGCGCGCGCAGGCCGCGTGCGCGCTGGCGGTCGGCATCGCCGCCGGCATCGTGCCCGCGGTGCAGGCCGCGCGGGTGCGCATCGTCGAAGGCCTGCGGGCAATCGGCTGA
- a CDS encoding CDP-diacylglycerol diphosphatase — protein MPALTPARRRGALALAAAMMLAGCTAENVVGVLSGGRDGLWRNVQQRCLAPPQPQHADCASVDRARGLVLYKDAIGVSHYLVIPARTVTGVEDRKAWDGTGANAWAFGWDERGMVGQALGKPVPDDMLGLAVNSRTSRSQDQLHIHLDCISAAARAFVNGASGPIGTEWTSLRFDGKPVRARFIPAATPVLSADPFALVGGRADDPGASAAAVPPPDRGIFLTYGQDRQGRPGFFLVDQPVHAAGGSNGHASDFLDRRCRLAAELPAAG, from the coding sequence ATGCCGGCGCTGACCCCGGCACGCCGGCGCGGCGCGCTGGCGTTGGCGGCGGCAATGATGCTGGCGGGCTGCACCGCCGAGAACGTGGTCGGCGTCCTGTCCGGCGGGCGCGATGGCCTGTGGCGCAACGTGCAGCAGCGCTGCCTGGCGCCGCCGCAGCCGCAGCATGCCGATTGCGCCAGCGTCGACCGAGCCCGCGGGCTGGTGCTGTACAAGGACGCGATCGGCGTGTCGCACTACCTGGTGATCCCGGCACGGACAGTGACGGGCGTGGAGGATCGCAAGGCGTGGGACGGCACCGGTGCCAACGCCTGGGCCTTCGGCTGGGACGAGCGCGGCATGGTCGGGCAGGCGCTGGGCAAGCCCGTGCCGGACGACATGCTGGGGCTGGCGGTCAATTCCCGCACCTCGCGCAGCCAGGACCAGCTCCATATCCATCTCGATTGCATCAGCGCCGCGGCGCGCGCCTTCGTCAATGGCGCGAGCGGGCCGATCGGCACCGAGTGGACTTCGCTGCGGTTCGACGGTAAGCCGGTGCGGGCCAGGTTTATCCCGGCTGCCACGCCGGTCCTGTCGGCCGACCCGTTCGCGCTGGTCGGGGGCAGGGCTGACGATCCCGGCGCCAGCGCCGCCGCGGTGCCGCCGCCCGACCGGGGCATATTCCTGACCTATGGCCAGGACCGGCAGGGCCGCCCTGGCTTCTTCCTGGTGGACCAGCCGGTCCACGCGGCGGGTGGCAGCAATGGCCATGCGAGCGATTTTCTCGACCGGCGCTGCCGGCTGGCGGCGGAGTTGCCGGCGGCAGGGTAG
- a CDS encoding ABC transporter permease has protein sequence MAIPLTYIARNLWARRLTTALTAGGLALVVFVFATMLMLDAGLKKTLVTTGERDNVVVIRKGAETEIQSAVERGQAGIMEMHPAVAMTGAGQPMASREAVVLISLTKSSTGQPSNVVIRGISPLGMDLRPQVRLVAGRMFRPGSAEIIVGSSIADGFAGVQIGEHLRFAQREWTVVGHFDAGGSGFDSEIWGDVDQLMQSFRRNAYSSMVVRLANPTLFERFRADIDVDPRLADEAKREQVFYSDQSRALSKFINILGFTLSTIFSIAAMIGAMITMYASVANRVAEIGTLRALGFKRANVLVAFLIEAALLGLVGGVAGLAFAALMQFASFSTTNFQTFADLSFRFILTPGIALQTLGFAMAMGLVGGFLPAVRAARMNIVDALRAR, from the coding sequence ATGGCGATCCCGCTCACCTATATCGCGCGCAACCTGTGGGCCCGGCGGCTGACCACCGCGCTGACCGCGGGCGGGCTGGCTTTGGTGGTCTTTGTCTTCGCCACCATGCTGATGCTGGATGCCGGCCTGAAGAAGACGCTGGTCACCACCGGCGAGCGCGACAACGTGGTAGTGATCCGCAAAGGCGCCGAGACCGAAATCCAGAGCGCCGTCGAGCGCGGCCAGGCCGGCATCATGGAAATGCACCCGGCGGTGGCCATGACCGGCGCCGGCCAGCCGATGGCCTCGCGCGAGGCCGTGGTGCTGATCTCGCTGACCAAGTCCAGCACCGGGCAGCCCTCCAACGTGGTGATCCGCGGCATCTCGCCGCTGGGCATGGACCTGCGTCCGCAGGTCAGGCTCGTGGCGGGGCGCATGTTCCGTCCGGGCTCGGCTGAAATCATTGTCGGCAGCAGCATTGCCGACGGCTTTGCCGGCGTGCAGATCGGCGAACACCTGCGCTTCGCCCAGCGCGAGTGGACTGTGGTGGGCCACTTCGACGCCGGCGGCAGCGGTTTCGACTCGGAGATCTGGGGCGATGTCGACCAGCTGATGCAGTCGTTCCGGCGCAATGCGTATTCGTCGATGGTGGTGCGGCTGGCCAACCCCACGCTGTTCGAGCGCTTCCGCGCCGATATCGACGTGGATCCACGCCTTGCCGACGAGGCCAAGCGCGAGCAGGTCTTCTATAGCGACCAGTCCAGGGCGCTGTCCAAATTTATCAATATCCTGGGCTTTACGCTGTCCACGATTTTTTCGATTGCGGCAATGATCGGCGCCATGATCACCATGTACGCGTCGGTGGCCAACCGCGTGGCCGAGATCGGCACGCTGCGCGCGCTGGGATTCAAGCGTGCCAACGTGCTGGTGGCTTTCCTGATCGAGGCGGCGTTGCTCGGACTGGTGGGTGGCGTGGCCGGGCTGGCGTTTGCGGCGCTGATGCAATTCGCGTCGTTCTCGACGACCAATTTCCAGACGTTTGCCGATCTGTCGTTCCGCTTCATCCTGACGCCTGGCATTGCGCTGCAGACGCTCGGGTTCGCGATGGCGATGGGGCTGGTGGGCGGCTTCCTGCCGGCGGTGCGGGCGGCGAGGATGAATATCGTGGATGCGCTGCGGGCGCGTTGA
- a CDS encoding TAXI family TRAP transporter solute-binding subunit, with the protein MRRACLAFLFALLASLWLGGCGGGPNADGIRANLNERLAQALPPGTVQLVDVDRRGSQSDTKAPAGETRRVVYFDAELKLLRDYDFGAWDSPGVAGLISALGAGPRGITGVTSGGNKAGDVLRAHGTALYRRDGERWVSVQPAGYRPAEAPAVATNAPTGPAAILDAMRKVIEAVQKDASPAQRAVIEQELTTAHANIRARLARVDEGYAIAAGAEHGQYLRFVRALVDGARVRAIALVTRGGEENLRLLRAGKVSAAMAQGDAALDAYEGKGAFAEDGPHASLRAVGSLYPEPVHVLVRDGDPARSVSDLRGKRIAVGESGSASRGTVLRVLAAHGLAEKDFKAEEVGLGAALVALRQNQVDAVMQVIGVPSDSIRDALSELPLRLLPLDERAIAAMVGQKAGYFRASIAPGTYPGLREPVRTVATAAILVTGPDLSDTEVADLTRLVYRHGRDFVARGSAQGGQINVATAREGLVIPQHLAAAKVLDGLAAGTPAQRSGGPATQAPAPASAPAATASRPAAR; encoded by the coding sequence ATGCGCCGCGCCTGCCTTGCCTTCCTCTTTGCGCTGCTGGCCAGCCTGTGGCTGGGCGGCTGCGGCGGCGGCCCGAACGCCGACGGCATCCGCGCCAATCTCAACGAGCGCCTGGCGCAGGCGCTGCCGCCGGGCACCGTGCAGCTGGTCGACGTCGACCGGCGCGGCTCGCAGTCCGATACCAAGGCACCGGCCGGCGAAACCCGGCGCGTGGTGTACTTCGATGCGGAACTGAAGCTGCTGCGCGACTACGACTTCGGCGCGTGGGATTCGCCCGGCGTGGCCGGGCTGATCTCGGCGCTGGGCGCGGGGCCGCGCGGGATCACCGGGGTCACCAGCGGCGGCAACAAGGCGGGCGACGTGCTGCGCGCGCACGGCACCGCGCTGTACCGGCGCGACGGCGAGCGCTGGGTCAGCGTGCAGCCCGCCGGCTATCGCCCCGCCGAGGCGCCGGCCGTGGCCACCAACGCGCCCACCGGCCCGGCAGCGATCCTGGATGCGATGCGCAAGGTGATCGAGGCGGTGCAGAAGGACGCCTCGCCGGCGCAGCGCGCGGTGATCGAGCAGGAACTGACCACCGCGCACGCCAATATCCGCGCCCGGCTGGCACGCGTGGACGAGGGCTACGCCATTGCCGCCGGCGCCGAGCATGGCCAGTACCTGCGCTTCGTGCGCGCGCTGGTGGACGGCGCGCGTGTGCGCGCCATCGCGCTGGTCACTCGCGGCGGCGAAGAGAACCTGCGCCTGCTGCGCGCCGGCAAGGTCTCGGCGGCCATGGCGCAGGGCGATGCCGCGCTCGATGCCTACGAGGGCAAGGGCGCCTTTGCCGAAGACGGGCCGCACGCGTCGCTGCGCGCCGTCGGCAGCCTGTACCCGGAACCGGTGCACGTGCTCGTGCGCGACGGCGATCCGGCACGCTCGGTGTCCGACCTGCGCGGCAAGCGCATTGCGGTGGGCGAAAGCGGCTCGGCCTCGCGCGGCACGGTGCTGCGCGTGCTGGCCGCACACGGGCTGGCCGAGAAGGATTTCAAGGCCGAGGAAGTGGGCCTGGGCGCGGCGCTGGTGGCACTGCGCCAGAACCAGGTGGATGCCGTGATGCAGGTGATCGGCGTGCCGTCCGACAGCATCCGCGATGCGCTGAGCGAACTGCCGTTGCGACTGCTGCCACTGGACGAGCGCGCTATCGCGGCGATGGTCGGGCAGAAGGCGGGGTATTTCCGCGCCAGCATCGCACCCGGCACGTACCCCGGCCTGCGCGAGCCGGTGCGCACCGTCGCCACCGCGGCGATCCTGGTGACCGGACCCGACCTGTCGGATACCGAGGTGGCCGACCTGACGCGGCTGGTGTACCGGCATGGCCGCGACTTCGTCGCGCGCGGCAGCGCCCAGGGCGGGCAGATCAACGTGGCCACGGCGCGCGAAGGGCTGGTGATTCCGCAGCACCTGGCGGCAGCAAAGGTGCTGGACGGCCTGGCGGCGGGCACGCCAGCGCAGCGGTCCGGAGGACCGGCCACTCAGGCACCGGCACCCGCGTCGGCACCGGCTGCCACCGCATCCAGGCCGGCCGCCCGCTAA
- a CDS encoding DM13 domain-containing protein, which yields MTIKSPRKIAILALTHLAMLAAGFAAGIYVLPILTEQAGASIGQLQEVSRQAAFSGAFRKDLAGSDAFHWASGRLHVSDRAIAFEGSVAPGPDYRIYLVPEFVDTKAAFLAIKDRAVQVAPLKTFGNFTVALPDGVDPGQHRAVVIWCERFGQFISAAAYR from the coding sequence ATGACGATCAAGTCACCTCGCAAGATCGCAATCCTCGCGCTGACGCATCTCGCCATGCTGGCGGCCGGCTTCGCGGCCGGGATCTATGTGCTGCCGATCCTGACCGAGCAGGCGGGGGCGAGTATCGGGCAGTTACAGGAGGTGTCGCGGCAGGCGGCCTTTTCCGGCGCCTTCCGCAAGGACCTGGCCGGCAGTGACGCATTCCACTGGGCCAGCGGACGGCTGCATGTGTCGGACCGCGCCATTGCCTTCGAAGGCAGCGTGGCGCCGGGACCGGACTACCGGATCTACCTGGTGCCGGAGTTCGTCGACACCAAGGCCGCTTTCCTTGCGATCAAGGACCGCGCGGTGCAGGTTGCGCCGTTGAAGACCTTCGGCAATTTCACCGTCGCGTTGCCGGATGGCGTCGATCCCGGCCAGCACCGTGCGGTAGTGATCTGGTGCGAGCGGTTCGGGCAATTCATCAGTGCCGCGGCCTACCGGTAG
- the gltS gene encoding sodium/glutamate symporter yields the protein MNLDLLASLLTAVVVLLIGTLVNRSVGILSRYNIPDPVTGGLLFAIVASVAAAAANFRVVIDPGMKPVLLLMFFGGVGLGADLRMLKRGGRALVIFLIILLPYIVVQNAVGVAMARTLDLHPIFGLVSGSITLVGGHGTGAAYAERFAEVNNLQAVMDLSMTVATIGLVVGGIIGGPVAQYLISRYKLRSTAREVGDTEEEAAAASPITTVGALAALAGMLAAVIGGRWIAAQMPAGPITIPGFLWCMMLGIAIRNLLPFIGLRFDDRATDLITNVCLSLFLVMTMMALDLAEVALSAGPFLLIIAMQVVFIILYVVFVCFRFMGGDYEAAVTSAAFIGFNMGSTATAMANMRAITARYGPAPTSYLITPLAGAFFVDLMNAFVLTMLLALPLIGG from the coding sequence ATGAATCTCGACCTGCTGGCTTCATTGCTGACTGCCGTGGTGGTGCTGCTGATCGGCACCCTGGTCAACCGCAGCGTCGGCATCCTGTCGCGCTACAACATCCCCGACCCCGTCACCGGCGGGCTGCTGTTCGCCATCGTCGCGTCGGTGGCAGCGGCGGCGGCGAATTTCCGCGTGGTCATCGATCCCGGCATGAAGCCGGTGCTGCTGCTGATGTTCTTCGGCGGCGTCGGCCTTGGCGCCGACCTGCGCATGCTCAAGCGGGGCGGCAGGGCGCTGGTGATCTTCCTGATCATCCTGCTGCCCTATATCGTGGTGCAGAACGCCGTCGGCGTGGCCATGGCCAGGACACTCGACCTGCACCCGATCTTCGGGCTGGTGAGCGGCTCCATCACGCTGGTGGGCGGCCATGGCACCGGGGCCGCCTATGCCGAGCGCTTCGCCGAGGTCAACAACCTGCAGGCGGTGATGGACCTGTCGATGACGGTGGCGACCATCGGCCTGGTCGTCGGCGGCATCATCGGCGGTCCCGTGGCGCAGTACCTGATCTCGCGCTACAAGCTGCGCTCGACCGCGCGCGAGGTCGGCGACACCGAGGAGGAAGCCGCCGCCGCGTCGCCGATCACCACGGTCGGCGCGCTCGCCGCGCTGGCCGGCATGCTGGCCGCCGTGATCGGCGGGCGCTGGATCGCGGCGCAGATGCCGGCGGGCCCGATCACCATCCCCGGCTTCCTGTGGTGCATGATGCTCGGCATCGCGATCCGCAACCTGCTGCCATTCATCGGCCTGCGCTTCGACGACCGCGCCACCGACCTGATCACCAACGTCTGCCTGTCGCTGTTCCTGGTGATGACCATGATGGCGCTGGACCTGGCCGAGGTGGCGCTGTCGGCCGGCCCGTTCCTGCTGATCATCGCGATGCAGGTCGTGTTCATCATCCTCTACGTGGTGTTCGTCTGCTTCCGCTTCATGGGCGGCGACTACGAGGCGGCGGTCACCTCGGCCGCGTTCATCGGCTTCAACATGGGTTCCACGGCGACCGCCATGGCCAACATGCGCGCGATCACCGCGCGCTACGGGCCGGCGCCCACCAGCTACCTGATCACGCCGCTGGCCGGCGCGTTCTTTGTCGACCTGATGAACGCGTTCGTGCTGACCATGTTGCTGGCCTTGCCGCTGATCGGAGGCTGA
- a CDS encoding ABC transporter ATP-binding protein, whose protein sequence is MSTAPLVRISHVAKSYRRGMQTVPVLTDISLDIGEGDFVALMGPSGSGKSTLLNLIAGIDRPDSGTLQVGGLDITQLPEAALADWRAANVGFIFQFYNLMPVLTAFENVELPLMLTSLPRAERRARVELVLDMVNLADRMSHYPSELSGGQQQRVAIARALITDPSLIVADEPTGDLDRTSAAEILAMMQRLNAELGKTIIMVTHDAHAAAAAGSLVHLDKGELIRGEVA, encoded by the coding sequence ATGAGCACCGCGCCGCTGGTCCGCATCAGCCACGTCGCCAAGTCCTACCGGCGCGGCATGCAGACCGTGCCCGTGCTGACCGATATCTCGCTCGATATCGGCGAGGGCGACTTCGTCGCGCTGATGGGCCCGTCCGGCTCCGGCAAGAGCACGCTGCTGAACCTGATCGCCGGCATCGACCGCCCCGACAGCGGCACGCTGCAGGTGGGCGGGCTCGATATCACGCAGCTGCCCGAGGCCGCGCTGGCGGACTGGCGCGCGGCCAACGTCGGCTTTATCTTCCAGTTCTACAACCTGATGCCGGTGCTGACCGCATTCGAGAACGTGGAGCTGCCGCTGATGCTGACCAGCCTGCCGCGCGCGGAACGGCGCGCGCGCGTGGAGCTGGTGCTGGACATGGTCAACCTGGCCGACCGCATGAGCCACTACCCGTCCGAGCTGTCGGGCGGGCAGCAGCAGCGCGTGGCGATCGCGCGGGCGCTGATCACCGACCCGTCGCTGATCGTCGCCGACGAGCCCACCGGCGACCTCGACCGCACCTCTGCCGCGGAAATCCTGGCGATGATGCAGCGCCTGAACGCGGAACTCGGCAAGACCATCATCATGGTCACGCACGATGCCCATGCCGCGGCCGCGGCGGGCTCGCTGGTGCACCTCGATAAGGGCGAGCTGATCCGCGGCGAGGTGGCCTGA